DNA from Ignavibacteriales bacterium:
TTGTTTGCTTCGTCATCCATTTCATAACGCCTGAATTCATTAGCAAATTGATATAAATAAAAATATTTGGCGCTTGGAATTAAATTGACTAATTCATCAATATCCTTTCTGGCTAATGAGGTTTCGCCTTGCCGAATATAGAGTTTACTTAACATTTCAAGAGCTTCATAACGTGCTAGTCTTCCCTTTTGAATAACTAAAGAAAGATATTTAACAGCATTCTCCTCACTCCCGCTTCTTTTTAGGATCCATAAGACCGGCTTTAGGTACCACGGAACATCACTTGCGTAATAATTGAAAATGGCTTGGCCGAAATAGGCATCTGCCCAATCCGGGCACAATGAAATAAGTCTGTCATGGTAGTCCAACCCTTTTTTCCCTTCGGAGGCGGCTTTAAATTTATCACCATTTAAAGCATAGGATAATCCAATATAGCCATAAGATGCACCGGTATAAAATAATGCTACGGTATCATTAGGGTCTTTGTTAAGTATTACATCTCCTAAATGTGTAATCTCTTTGAATTCGAAAAAATCCAGGTCAGGTCTTCTATGGGACTTCTGTTCACCGAAATTTTTTATTTCCCCTTCAATTTGCAGATAGAGGCTTTTACGAAAGGTCACCATTGCGTGCATATATTTCCAGATTATACTTGACTGATCCATCGATAAATGGTTTTCGATCAAATTATATGCTTCATCAAAATTTAGCTCGTAGGTTAATTTTACCACCTTATCTAAATCCTGGTCAGTAAGGGCATTTCTATTATTCTGTGCCGGGCAGATATTTATTGAAATCAGAATGAAAAGTAGAATTACTTTTCTCATTATCAGGTCCTTTCTAACGTAGATCGTAAAAATTTTCATCAATTATCTGATATAACTTTCATGAAAAATGATTCATCTAAAGATTGAATTCTGCCTCTTTAACTTTAGTTTTCGACTTGATGAAAACTATTTATCAGATACAGTTTAAAACTTCATCCGATAGAATGTTGAGAACAACACCAACAAAGTTATAGAAGAAGCAGAACTCCTTAATTTGTCCTCGTACCTAACTAAAACCGCTCACAGGTTAATCTTTCTTTGAAAATAAATCTTTTATTCCTTTACCGACTGCTTTTAAATCACGGTTAAACCCTCTTTTAAAAATTACCCATTGATCTTTTCCTTCATACTTATACTCACTTATCTTTTTCTTCAGTTCTATATTTCTTTCTTCTAGTACAACAATTTTTTTCTCATACTTAATCTTGAATTTCTCGTCAGCGGTTTTGATCTTCACTTTGAATTCTTCAATACTTTTTTCGTTAGCAGCAATTTTAAGATCTACACCGGCTTTAAATTCACGGTATTCCTTATCGCTTTCTGCCTGTGCATCATTCAACTCAATTTTTGCAGCTTTAACTTTTTCTTTTGCAGTTTCTACTTTAGTTGCCTGTGCAAAGTTGACATTTGATAATGCTAGGCTGCTTATCAAAGCTATTGCCGTTACTATGATGCTTTTGATTTTCATAATTCTCCTTGATTGTAATTTAGAAATATTCATTTAGTTTATTCTTTTTGGCCGGATATTCTTCCAGCTGGAACTCATTAAATTTCTTCGCGCATTCTATAATTTTGAAATTATGTTGTGTAGCTCTTCTTTAGTTTTTTCAAGTTTACTTTGCAATCTTCCCAATAATTCTTCTTCCTTACCTTTTTTGAAAAGCTGATCATCGTCGGTCAGATTTGCGTATTGTTGTTTTAGTTTCCCTGCAAATTCCTTCCAGTTTCCTTTAAGTAACAGCGAATTCATTGATTGTCCTATTTTTATGGATAAATTATTCAACATTGTTTGTTGTTTTGTGTAGTATATTATGAAGGAATTAAGCAGTGTTCAATCGGGCAAAAGGATGAAAAAAGGACTACACCCTTTAGGTCAACTTCCGGATTTCGATCTTCTTGATGATCATTGAGATAAAATTAAGAGCTGATATTTCTAAATTATTCGAGCAAGTTGGGTTTTTGAGACATTCCGCAAAACATCTACTTTACATGTCATTCTGATGAGCAAAGCGAAGAAGAATCTTTTTATTTGAGACGCACCATAGTGCGTCTCTACAATTATGTTATTAAAATTCTTTGAGATTCTTCCTCTTCGACAAGCTCAGAGTCAGAATGACATCAATCATTTTCTTTTTTGAGACGACTCTCGAGTCGTCTCTACATTAATTTCTTACATAAATTATTCGATTAAGAATTTGAGACACACCGCAGTGCATCTCTACATTTATTTTATAAATGTGTGAAGATATTTCTTATTCTCTCCAATCCTTCTTCAATAATGTTGATTGGTGTAGTGGAGAATGAAAATCTCACATTATCGATAAAATAATCCCCGAAACATGAACCATAGACAGATGCGACGCCTTCCTTAAAGAGAAGATTGTAGATATAAACTTTCCGGTCCTCTGTATTAAGATTATTTGGAATAAAAGAAGAGAAATTAGGGAATAAATAAAATCCGCCGGCGGGTTTTGTAACGCTCATTCCTTCAATTTTAGTTAAACCGTCAAAAAAATGATTTCTTCTATTTTGAAACTCGGTTACCATATTTGCAATCGCTTTTTCACTTTCGGTTTTATTGCTTAATGCTTCTGCGGCGGCATGCTGAAGAAATGTTGTAACACCGGCAGTCTGTGTATAATTACCGAGCTTAAGGAGTTTTGGAATCTGTTTATTTCGGGTAACAAGATAACCTAAACGCCAGCCAGTCATTGCGTAGCTTTTAGATAATGTAAATGTGCTGATTATATTATCATATTCCAGAGAGGTTGGACTGAAGTGCTTAGCGTTGTCAAAAACAATTGCTTCATAAGCTTCATCTGAAATGAGGAACGCCCCGTGTTTCAAACAAAGTTCTGCTATAGCAGTCACTTCCTCTTTCGTGAAAAGTTTTCCGGTTGGATTTTGCGGTGTGTTGAGATAAAAGAAAGCAGCACCTTCGAGTTCTTTATCAAGACGGTCGAAGTCGATGCTGAAATCAGGTTCGAGAGGAACCTGTTTAAAATTTGTAGCGCAATAAGGAACAAAATTTTCGAGAACGCAGCTCCAGCACGGCGCAAACCCAACTCCCTTCTTCCCTTCAAATAATTTGAATGATAATTCCAGCGCTTCCTGACCGCCGTCGGTACAAACAATATTTTCTCTATCAAATCCTTTTGCCTGATTGAAATAATCAAGTTTGTAAATGATCGCGTCTTTAAAAATATCTTCACCGCCGGATTTAGGATATTTTGTAAATCCTTTATCGAGAGCTTTTTTTGCCGCATCAACAATAAATTGTGGAGTATTAAAATCAATTTCACCGCGCTGAAATAGAATAAAATCTTTTCCGGTTGCAGATTTATACTCCGGCGCTTTCTTCCTGACCTCTTCGCTAATACTAACGATAGGCGACATTCTTATGTTTTGTAAATTTTCACTGAATGTATTTGTGCTCATATAATACCTTTTTTATTGAATGTATTTTTTTTGGGCAGGGATGTAAAAATCAATTAATCCGAAAAGAAGATAAAATATTTTTATCAGTCTCTCAAGAAGTAGACAAGATCATTTCATAAATATTTTTGTAAATAGTATAATCGGGACAACTTTAGTGGATTACATCTACTGTATTCTAAATATGAAAATCACATTAGTTTTTCAGACGCCCCTCTAGGCTTCTCTACATTTAATAATGTCATTCTTATTAGAGAAGTGAAGCGAAATCTTTCATTTGAGACGCACCACGGTGCGTCTTTACAAATAATATTTCTGAGACAATTGAACCGATTGTCTCTACATTTAATATTCTTCATCCACTAAACTAGAGTTTATAAAAAGATGTGCTGAAATGTTCAGTTTGCTCTGAAGAGTGAAGTATTTCTTTTCTTCGATTTTTTATTTCCGACTGCCATTGCAAGGGCTTGTTTGGATCCTACAAGAATCATCATCTTTGATGCGCGCGTTACTGCCGTGTATAAAAGATTTCTTTGAAGCATAATGTAATGAGCAGTTGTTACCGGCATAATAACGCACGGATATTCCGAGCCCTGAGACTTATGAACTGTAATTGCATATGCAAGTGTTATATCATCGAGTTCGAGAAAATCATAACCTACATTTCTTCCGCCGAAGTTGATTTCAAGTTTCTGATCTTCAATTTCGATTTTTTCGATCAATCCGATATCTCCGTTATATACATCTTTATCATAATTATTTCTCAGCTGCATAACTTTGTCACCGATCTTAAATTTTTTTTCTCCGCGTGCAAGTAATATTTTTTTTGGATTCAATGCATTCTGCAGTTTATCGTTCAGGTTATTCGCTCCGGTATCGCCCTTATACATCGGTGTAAGAACCTGTATCTCCTTCATCGGATCGAAACCGTATTTCTCAGGTAATCTCTGCTGACACAATTCCGTTATAACATCGGCAATCCTAGAATTATCATTCTCCGGAATAAAAAAGAAATCAGATGATTCATTATTGAGAAGAGTTGGAAATTCTCCTTTGTTGATCTTATGAGCGTTTACAACAATCCGGCTCTCTTCAGCCTGGCGGAATATTTTCGTAAGCATTGCCGTGGGAATAATTTCCGATTGAATCAGATCATGCAGAATATTCCCGCAACCGACGGACGGGAGCTGATCTACATCCCCGACAAGAATTAATGTAGTATTTAGACTAACCGCACTTATCAAACTGTTCATTAATAATGTGTCTATCATTGAGATTTCGTCAATAACAAGAAGATCGGTTTCAAGCGGGTTTTCTTCATCACGCTGAAAGAGATGGTCTTGAGGATTATACTCCAGCAGACGGTGAATTGTCTTTGCTTCCATACCGATCACTTCACTCATTCTTTTTGCTGCTCTTCCGGTCGGCGCGGCAAGCATAATATTTTTCTTTAATATTTTATAAGATTCGATTATTCCTTTGAGTGCCGTTGTTTTACCGGTGCCAGGTCCCCCGGTCAAAATCAGAATTTTATTAGCAAGAGAATTGCGGATCGCCTCAAGCTGTTCTTCGGAATAGACTGAATTTAACCGGATCGATTTTATTTCTTTTTCAGAAAACTCGCTTGAACGTTCGGATAAAGCTTTTATTTTTTCCTCAATATTCCTTTCGGCTTCATAATAAAACGAGAGATAAATTTTTTCATTTATAATTTTAATCAGATTTTGCGATTCCATCTCTCGGAAAAGCATTAATGAATCGGTCAGATCGGTACCCAATACTTCGTAACACTTTGAGATAAGTTCTTCCAATTGAAGAAACACATGTCCGTCCCCGGAAGCTTCATTCAGAACATAAGTAATTCCCGCTTTAATCCTTTTTGGATGATCTTCGCTAAAGCCGACACTCTTTCCTATAGCGTCGGCAATTTTGAAACCGATTCCCCAGACATCGTAAGTAAGTTGATAAGGATTATCCTGAACAATTTTAACCGAGTTGGCGCCATATGTTCTGTAAATTTTTAAAGCATATGAGGAAGAAATATCAAATGATTGGAGGAAGATCATTATTTCTTTGATCGCTTTTTGTTCTACCCAGCTTTTCTTAATGAGATCAAGTTTTTTAATACCGATCCCCTCAATATCTAGAAGCCGGTTTATATCAACATCAAGAATCTCAAGCGTTTCTTCCTTGAAATAATTAACGATCTTCTCCGCTGTTGCCGGTCCAACACCTTTAATTAATCCCGAGCCGAGATATTTTGTAATTCCCGTGATTGTTGATGGATAGACGATGGAAAAGGATTCGATCTTAAACTGTTCACCATATTTGGAGTGAGTTTCAAACTCACCGGATAGTTTTAGTTTTTCTCCAACTTTTACATTCGGTAATATACCGACGGCTTTCAAGCCATTCGAGAATGATGCAATGCAGTATCCGGTGACTTCATTCTTGTAAAGAAACCCGTCTAATATTGCTTCTATTGTTTGCATTTGTTTTTCAATTTCATAATTGAAATATAATATTCAGCGGGCTCAATAGAACGCAGACGACACAGATTTTTTATGTTCTTCGCTGATACAATCGAGGTCAATGCAATTGCCACGTCTCGCTTTGCGGAACTTTCAATGACAGATAATAATTATTATTCAATCAGTCACACCAGTTTAGCCGGTTCAATATTTCTCATTACGGATAATTGTTATATATTCATATAAGCTAAACAGATTTAAATCTGGATAATAATAGATGATCGGTAGATTCCAAGAAGTAAGTGAAGCGTTCAGCCGTCAGTCTGAAATTTTTGACTCTTACGAAAAAGGAAATGAAATTTTAAGATGGATGCGCTCGGTAACACATGAACATCTTGCCCGGCATTTAAAAAAAAATGATAAGATTCTTGAATTAAATTCCGGTACGGGGCTCGATGCGGTTTATCTTGCAAAGAAAGGATATAAAATTCATTGCACGGATATATCGATCGGAATGCTGGAGAAGTTGAAACAAAAAATTGAAAATCAAAAATTAGGAAACTTGATTTCATATCAGCTTCTTTCTTTTACCGATCTGGATAAACTAGAGAAAAATAATTATGACTACATTTTTTCTAATTTCGGCGGATTGAACTGTGTTAATGATTTGAGCGCCGTCTTCGCGAATTTTGGAAAGATTTTAAAACCGGGAGGTAAAGTTACACTTGTAATTATTCCACCGGTCTGTCCGTGGGAATTACTTCTCGCATTGAAAGGAAATTTCAAAACCTCGTTTAGAAGACTTCATAATGCCGGTGTTGCTGCTAACGTTGAGGGAGTTAAATTTACAACTTACTATCACTCGGTTAGAAAAACAGTAAAGTCTCTCGGAAATGAATTCAGCATAATTGAAGTTCAAGGGCTTGCGTCTATAAGTCCGCCGCCATATATGATAAATTTCCCAAAGAAATATCCGAGATTCTATAATCTCTTAACAAGGATTGAGAATAAATTATCACATACATTTCCATTCAACCACTGGGCAGATCATTTTATTATAACTGCCGAATATCATCCCACAGTTTAATTGATCTCAAACGGAAACTGATATTCCGGAAGAAATTTATTGATAGATTCTTTGAGTTCTCTGATTCCTTTTGTAATATATTTTTGGACCGAGTTTATAATAATCAAATCAAACTTATTTTCAATAAGTAGCCTGTGTTGATCAGCCAAATTTTTATCAATGAAAACTATTAGGCCGTGTTTTAATATCAGCAGAATATCTTCCGGATTCGTGTCGTAAAAACTATCCCATCCATTTTTATGTTTTCTTTTAGAGACAACAATATCAGCAGAGTTATTGATTGAAATGGAACCGTAGGATTTGATATTCCATATTTCAGCCGTTGTTCTTGTTAAGCTATTATATAATTCTTCGTCACCAAGACAATTCATTTTTCGTGCAAGGCGAAGATGATTCCAAAGATTCCAATCGGCACTTAAAGGTGAATCTGTACCAAAGAGAATCTTTGTATTGATTTTTAACTTATCAATTGTCGCCGTTTTATCATAAAGGATAATATTGGAGTCCGGGCACCAAACCAATGCCTTGAATTCTCTGCTTTGTGTCTCGTTCATTGAAATTCCATGAACGGCTATGATCTTTTTCTTAAAAACATTCTTATTTATCAATTTATTAATCTCATTAAATGATTCAACATTTGTCCCTTCACCTAAATGGATTACAAAAGGTTTTCCGTTGAATAATAAATTCAGTTTATAGAACCAATACTTTTCCAATCTGATCGAGTGAAGATAATTATATTTTTTAATGAGGCCCGGCAAATTACCGTAAGAATTAGCGGGACCGTTTCCATGATGCGCCACATTTGTTACACCACAAATCAAATTCTTATAAAGTCCCCATTTATATTTTAACTCGTAAGGGACCTTCAAAACTTCTTTAATTTTTTCATTGTCAACGGAATGAATATCTTTCCCCCATTCTACATAATCATTATAAATTCGATTACCGAGTTTTGGGAAGAGACTAAACTCCAGGTGATCGTGTGAGTTTATCAATCCCGGGAATGCAATTGCATCATCAAAATTGATGACGATCCTATTTTTTTGATCACCATTTTTAGTTTTGATTGAATCAATAGAAATTATTTTGGAGCCAGTAATTTCTATGGACGAAGGATTAGTTTCCTTGCCGATTATGTAAACATTATTCAGAATCATGTTACCTGCTCAAATGTAGTCCGTAGATAAAGGGAGTCCCCTCAAATTTTTCATAAACCGGAAGTGCGTTATGCTCCACGTAAAAATGTTTTACATCTTCTTCAATCTTTTTTTCGATCAAACGGAGAGTTCTAAATCCGTAGGAGGAGAGTCGTTTTTCTATTTCTGTTATAGTGTGAATATAATTTTTAATTGTTAGCGACCTATTTTTATGAATAAAAGTTCTTGAACCACCTTTTGCCAGCATTGCAGGATGAAAATCAGTTATGATGATCTCCGAATTCTTTTTTAAGACTCTATTCCATTCAGCAATCATGTCATCAATTTTTTTTATATGGGCAATGACAAGAGTAGAAATAATAATATCAGTTTCATTATCATCCATGAGAGGCAATTTGTTATCAAGAATAAGATAGGTTTTAGCTGAATCGTATTTAGATTCTAATTTTTTTAACATGTTTGAAGAGACGTCGCAGCCAATAATATTTTTTGGATTAGATTTAAGAAAGAGAGGCCAGTTTCTTCCGGTACCACATCCGTAATCGAGTATTAACTTCCCTTTTAATTCCATTTCCGATAATAAATCGCGCAAAATTATATTATCATAATAGAGCATTAAATTATTTTGTTCTTGATCATAAGTATCAGCCCAAAGATTATATGCATCTTCAGCGTTGTAAATATTTTTCCCCTTTAAGAAAGCAGATAATTTTTTCATTCTACATAAAATCCTTCTATCTCCGGCTGACGGTACCGCAGCCAATATTTCTGCAAAATTTTTATTTCGTACGGCAATGTGTATAACTTCAAATTGTATCTGATCCTTGATACCAATTTAATCGTTGCTCGTTGAAGGGGCGACAATTTAATATCGGAAACTGTCGGATAAGATCCGTTCAATACGGTTTCAAAGTTTTTAATTTTATTGACCATTCCATCTTTAAGCCAAGGCGTTAAAGGGTTCTTCCTTAAATCAAATTTTTCCCAATGCGGATTGATCCAATCTTCCAGTTTTTCCGGAAATTTAAATCCCTTATTTGCTGCCTGCTTGAATAATTCCGAATCACCCATCGGTACCGGACTGTATATATAGATAATTATTTCTGTCTCTGGATTAATTTCCTTAATCGCGCGAATAAAATTTATGTCTTCCTCAATTTGTTTCATAACTGCTTCATCGGAACTTCCGGGAAGTCCCAGAACAAAAGAATATTCCGGGATGATATCAAAAATTTTCATTCGTGCTGCAAATTTTTTAATCTGTTCTTTTGATTGAGTTCCACCTTTGTTCATTTGTTTCAGTACTTCATCGTTTCCACTCTCGGCGCCAAAGAAGATCATCCTGCACCCGGCATCACGCATCAATTTAAGAGTTGAATCTTTGTAATTATTAACCGTGTCAATTCTTCCCTCACCCCACCAGATAATATTCTCATTTTTTATAAGCTCTGAAAATTCAATTGTTCGCTTCTCCGATACAAAGAAATTATTATCATGAAATTCTATTGCATTGCCGCCGTATTTATTCTTAAGATAAATAATATCATCGTAA
Protein-coding regions in this window:
- a CDS encoding CsbD family protein, which encodes MNSLLLKGNWKEFAGKLKQQYANLTDDDQLFKKGKEEELLGRLQSKLEKTKEELHNIISKL
- a CDS encoding aminotransferase class I/II-fold pyridoxal phosphate-dependent enzyme — encoded protein: MSTNTFSENLQNIRMSPIVSISEEVRKKAPEYKSATGKDFILFQRGEIDFNTPQFIVDAAKKALDKGFTKYPKSGGEDIFKDAIIYKLDYFNQAKGFDRENIVCTDGGQEALELSFKLFEGKKGVGFAPCWSCVLENFVPYCATNFKQVPLEPDFSIDFDRLDKELEGAAFFYLNTPQNPTGKLFTKEEVTAIAELCLKHGAFLISDEAYEAIVFDNAKHFSPTSLEYDNIISTFTLSKSYAMTGWRLGYLVTRNKQIPKLLKLGNYTQTAGVTTFLQHAAAEALSNKTESEKAIANMVTEFQNRRNHFFDGLTKIEGMSVTKPAGGFYLFPNFSSFIPNNLNTEDRKVYIYNLLFKEGVASVYGSCFGDYFIDNVRFSFSTTPINIIEEGLERIRNIFTHL
- a CDS encoding ATP-dependent RecD-like DNA helicase, giving the protein MQTIEAILDGFLYKNEVTGYCIASFSNGLKAVGILPNVKVGEKLKLSGEFETHSKYGEQFKIESFSIVYPSTITGITKYLGSGLIKGVGPATAEKIVNYFKEETLEILDVDINRLLDIEGIGIKKLDLIKKSWVEQKAIKEIMIFLQSFDISSSYALKIYRTYGANSVKIVQDNPYQLTYDVWGIGFKIADAIGKSVGFSEDHPKRIKAGITYVLNEASGDGHVFLQLEELISKCYEVLGTDLTDSLMLFREMESQNLIKIINEKIYLSFYYEAERNIEEKIKALSERSSEFSEKEIKSIRLNSVYSEEQLEAIRNSLANKILILTGGPGTGKTTALKGIIESYKILKKNIMLAAPTGRAAKRMSEVIGMEAKTIHRLLEYNPQDHLFQRDEENPLETDLLVIDEISMIDTLLMNSLISAVSLNTTLILVGDVDQLPSVGCGNILHDLIQSEIIPTAMLTKIFRQAEESRIVVNAHKINKGEFPTLLNNESSDFFFIPENDNSRIADVITELCQQRLPEKYGFDPMKEIQVLTPMYKGDTGANNLNDKLQNALNPKKILLARGEKKFKIGDKVMQLRNNYDKDVYNGDIGLIEKIEIEDQKLEINFGGRNVGYDFLELDDITLAYAITVHKSQGSEYPCVIMPVTTAHYIMLQRNLLYTAVTRASKMMILVGSKQALAMAVGNKKSKKRNTSLFRAN
- a CDS encoding class I SAM-dependent methyltransferase is translated as MIGRFQEVSEAFSRQSEIFDSYEKGNEILRWMRSVTHEHLARHLKKNDKILELNSGTGLDAVYLAKKGYKIHCTDISIGMLEKLKQKIENQKLGNLISYQLLSFTDLDKLEKNNYDYIFSNFGGLNCVNDLSAVFANFGKILKPGGKVTLVIIPPVCPWELLLALKGNFKTSFRRLHNAGVAANVEGVKFTTYYHSVRKTVKSLGNEFSIIEVQGLASISPPPYMINFPKKYPRFYNLLTRIENKLSHTFPFNHWADHFIITAEYHPTV
- a CDS encoding amidohydrolase family protein, with the translated sequence MILNNVYIIGKETNPSSIEITGSKIISIDSIKTKNGDQKNRIVINFDDAIAFPGLINSHDHLEFSLFPKLGNRIYNDYVEWGKDIHSVDNEKIKEVLKVPYELKYKWGLYKNLICGVTNVAHHGNGPANSYGNLPGLIKKYNYLHSIRLEKYWFYKLNLLFNGKPFVIHLGEGTNVESFNEINKLINKNVFKKKIIAVHGISMNETQSREFKALVWCPDSNIILYDKTATIDKLKINTKILFGTDSPLSADWNLWNHLRLARKMNCLGDEELYNSLTRTTAEIWNIKSYGSISINNSADIVVSKRKHKNGWDSFYDTNPEDILLILKHGLIVFIDKNLADQHRLLIENKFDLIIINSVQKYITKGIRELKESINKFLPEYQFPFEIN
- a CDS encoding class I SAM-dependent methyltransferase, coding for MKKLSAFLKGKNIYNAEDAYNLWADTYDQEQNNLMLYYDNIILRDLLSEMELKGKLILDYGCGTGRNWPLFLKSNPKNIIGCDVSSNMLKKLESKYDSAKTYLILDNKLPLMDDNETDIIISTLVIAHIKKIDDMIAEWNRVLKKNSEIIITDFHPAMLAKGGSRTFIHKNRSLTIKNYIHTITEIEKRLSSYGFRTLRLIEKKIEEDVKHFYVEHNALPVYEKFEGTPFIYGLHLSR
- a CDS encoding radical SAM protein; the protein is MNNKIILFNPRSANSKPRIPNSILSIAASVEGKYDYLIIDGNIEKNPLQKIVKAIQSGSYKYFGITVMPGPQLKQAIIISKEIKKSFNDIKIIWGGYFPSNQPKVVLESGYVDFIINGPGDHAFPNLIDSLESGIEYGSINNLIFKNDNRIIINPKDELYDQDSLFTLPYDKLNEFYPLNYYLGKTFLGSKTIAYHSSVGCPFSCSFCAIVPIYNARWKGRSAQKIYDDIIYLKNKYGGNAIEFHDNNFFVSEKRTIEFSELIKNENIIWWGEGRIDTVNNYKDSTLKLMRDAGCRMIFFGAESGNDEVLKQMNKGGTQSKEQIKKFAARMKIFDIIPEYSFVLGLPGSSDEAVMKQIEEDINFIRAIKEINPETEIIIYIYSPVPMGDSELFKQAANKGFKFPEKLEDWINPHWEKFDLRKNPLTPWLKDGMVNKIKNFETVLNGSYPTVSDIKLSPLQRATIKLVSRIRYNLKLYTLPYEIKILQKYWLRYRQPEIEGFYVE